One region of Calonectris borealis unplaced genomic scaffold, bCalBor7.hap1.2 HAP1_SCAFFOLD_59, whole genome shotgun sequence genomic DNA includes:
- the LOC142076503 gene encoding LOW QUALITY PROTEIN: butyrophilin subfamily 2 member A2-like (The sequence of the model RefSeq protein was modified relative to this genomic sequence to represent the inferred CDS: substituted 1 base at 1 genomic stop codon), producing the protein MTFLEDLWNKCSERKFVLVLFFALPTCVLIGKWLTGEVPITISIEPSVVLVGDQVTLSCQLTDSVPSNMSVLWYKMEKGRDAPLCSSSSLGGVVEQCQDEEQWRIVGRWQRRAFLLVIRQVQVADEGAYVCAVNSSVVTQEATTHLDVTAIGDKPTLDRDLQEESMCRYACKSKQWYPKPEVIWMNYGGDTVNVEAKTNVTWSERDHFMVQSTITVPCDNVDVVCVIKLIKSKISXSGSMNEIIMPQSSICTYKGRIKGSYEKPKVMWVNHQGEDLSSLAQTSILQEMDNIFAIESSIEIPCGQPPPSFVTIDREWSPQISQQSENSNLSWIIYFLLLVLLPAYLQKQIENQKKEIENVKEIGECHCLLGAVPASRSWLWCQGGTAEGKSPLTPRDSQESLQCERDWCQES; encoded by the exons ATGACATTTTTGGAGGATTTATGGAATAAGTGCTCAGAAAGGAAATTCGTATTAGTCCTGTTCTTTGCTCTTCCAACATGTGTTTTAATTGGAAAGTGGCTTACAG GTGAAGTGCCTATCACCATCAGCATCGAACCGTCGGTTGTCCTTGTTGGAGACCAAGTGACTCTGTCCTGCCAGCTGACAGACAGTGTCCCTTCTAACATGAGTGTGCTTTGGTACAAAATGGAAAAGGGGAGGGATGCTCCTCTGTGCTCTTCCTCCAGCCTGGGTGGGGTGGTGGAGCAGTGCCAGGATGAAGAACAATGGAGGATTGTGGGACGCTGGCAAAGAAGAGCATTTCTTCTGGTCATCCGGCAAGTGCAAGTAGCCGATGAGGGGGCATACGTTTGTGCTGTGAACAGCAGCGTTGTCACACAGGAGGCTACGACTCACCTTGATGTTACAG CAATTGGGGATAAGCCAACTTTGGACAGGGATCTGCAAGAGGAGAGTATGTGTCGCTACGCGTGTAAGTCAAAACAATGGTACCCAAAGCCTGAAGTCATTTGGATGAACTATGGAGGAGACACAGTAAATGTTGAGGCCAAGACCAATGTAACCTGGAGTGAGAGAGACCATTTCATGGTGCAAAGCACCATCACAGTGCCTTGTGATAATGTAGATGTGGTGTGTGTAATCAAACTCATCAAATCCAAGATAAGCTGATCAG GTTCCATGAATGAAATTATTATGCCACAGTCAAGCATTTGTACATACAAGGGCAGAATAAAAGGTTCCTATGAAAAGCCAAAAGTGATGTGGGTTAATCACCAAGGAGAAGATCTATCTTCACTGGCCCAGACAAGCATTCTACAGGAAATGGACAATATTTTTGCAATAGAAAGCTCCATTGAGATACCCTGTGGACAACCACCACCTTCTTTTGTGACCATTGATAGGGAATGGAGTCCACAGATTTCTCAACAGTCAG aaaacagtaaCTTGTCCTGGATTATCTACTTCCTTCTACTCGTCCTTTTACCAG CATACCTTCAGAAGCAGATTG AGAACCAGAAGAAGGAGATTG AAAACGTGAAGGAAATTGGTGAGTGTCACTGTCTCCTGGGGGCCGTACCTGCAAGCAGATCATGGCTGTGGTGCCAGGGTGGAACAGCGGAGGGCAAGTCACCTCTGACGCCACGAGATAGTCAGGAGAGCCTGCAGTGTGAGCGTGACTGGTGTCAGGAATCCTAA